The genomic stretch CCAGTACTGCCTGGACGGCGAGGGGCAGCGCTACGACACGACGCCACCGATCCTCGAGGTGTCCCCCGGCGCGACGATCTCGCTCACCGTGCCCGACGCCGTCGCCGACCGCGGCTGGAGCGTGCAGGTCTTCGACGACGAGCTCGAGGAGCAGCTCGGAGCGGTCGACGTCGCCGCGGGGACGACGACCTACGACGAGATCACCTCCGACGACGTCGTCCCGCCGGCCTTCTACCTCGTGGTGGTCGAGGACAAGGGCGGCGACTGCGGCGAGTTCTCGGGAGCCTGGCCGATCGGCTTCATCCGCGCCGGCGGGTGAATCAGGCCTCGAGGTCGGCGGCGACCGCGCGCAGTACCGCGGCGACCTTGCGCGACTCGGCCCGGTCCGGGTGCCGGCCGCGGCGCAGCCCCTCGCCGACGTCGTCGAGGAGCTTGATCAGGTCCTCGATGATCGGCACGAGCTCGTCGGGCTTCTTCCGGGTCGCCGCGGCGTGCGCCGCCGACACCGACGGCAGCGGGTCGAGGACGCGCACCTGCAGCGCCTGGTCGCCACGGCGGCCGGCGACGATCCCGAACTCCACGCGCTGCCCGGGCTTGAGCTCGCTCGTCCCCGAGGGGAGGGCGTCCTTGTGCACGAAGACGTCAGGTCCGTCCTCGCGCGCGAGGAAGCCGAAACCCTTCTCCGGGTTGAACCACTTGACCTTGCCGGTGGGCACGTTGATCCCTCTTGCTCGCTGCCGGGTCCGGCACGGGGCCGGGAGGACGACGGCGCCGCGCGCCGCTCGACGACAGGTTAGCTGCCGTCCCGGCGCGCGGGCCCGCGCATTCCTGGGCGCCCTAGCCTGGCCGGGTGGCACAGCCTCCGCAGGATTCCGGTCATCCCGACTACCGATTCACCCTGGCCAACGAGCGGACGCTGCTGGCCTGGCTGCGCACCGGGCTGGCCCTCGTCGCCGGTGGAGTGGCGGTGGCCACCTACGCGCCGGATCTCGGCGTGCGCTGGGGAAGCGGTGCGGTCGCCCTCGGACTCGTCCTCGCCGGCCTGTTCGCCGCCCTCGCCGGTCACCGCCGGTGGCGCGCGAACGAGGCCGCGATCGCCGGCGGTCGGCCGCTGCCGGGGAGTCCCCTGGTGCCGGCGATGACGGCCGCGGTCGCCGCGGTCGTCGTGGTCGTCGCCGTCCTGGTCGGGGTGGAGGTGCTCGGCCGGTGACCGACCAGGGGGTCGCCCCGGAACGGACCGACCTGGCCTGGCAGCGGACCGGGCTGGGGATCCTGGGTGCCGCCGGCCTGCTCGCGCACCGGGCGCTGATCAGCGACCGGGCGGTGTTCCTCGTGGCCGCCGGCGTCGTCGCGCTGGCGGGCCTGGCCGTCCTCGGCGGACTGGCACCGGTCCGCTACCGACGGCTCACCCGCGGGGTGGCGGCCGGCGCCCGGGTCGTCGCCCCGCGCGCGCTCGGTGTGCTGACCGGACTGGTCGTGCTGACGGCCGTGGTGGCGGCGGCCGCGATCCTCACGCCGGGCTGACCTCCGGCACGACCTCGAGCCGGTCGAGCAGCACCAGGAACACCTCGGCGAACGGATTGCCCTCCACCGATCGACGGACCTCGGCCCAGTCGACCTGCTCCCGCAGCGCCCGGGCCACGGGCAGCATCCGGGAGAAGTCGCAGTAGTGCTCGTCCAGCGTCATCAGCTTGGTGACGAGGATGTCGGTCGCCCGCAGCACGGGCATGTGCACCGAGAGGACCGGCAGCTGCTCGGCGCGCTCGATCAGGTCGGTCTCGACGGGGTGCCCGCAGGCCCGCCAGAGGACGTCGACGAACGACGCCCCGGAGACGACCTTGGTCAGCCAGTCCTCCGCCGGCTCCTGCACGTCGAGCCCCGCCTCGGCCAGCACCTTGGCGGCCCGCTCCGCCTCCGCCGCGGGCACGAGGAAGTCGGCGTCGTGGTCGGGCTCCGGGGCGCCGCGCACCCAGGCGGCATAGCCGCCGCACAGCGCGAAGGGCACCTCTCCCTGCTTCAGGGCGACGGCGGTGCGCTTGAGGAGGTCGCGGATCTCGTCGCGGTCGTCTGGCTGCACGCGGGTGCTGCTACCCGCCGCCGCCGGTTGCACGCACACGGGCGGTAGAAGCGGCCGCGGGCGGGCACAGGGGCAGACGTGCGCATCGCGACCTTCAACATCCTGCACGGGCGGTCGATGGACGACGGGGAGGTGGACGTCGACCGGCTCGCCGCCGCGGTGAAGAGCCTCGACGCCGACGTCCTCGGTCTGCAGGAGGTCGACCGCGACCAGCCGCGGTCGATGAACGCCGACCTCACGGCCGTCGCCGCCGAGGCGATGGGCGCCGGGGAGCACCAGTTCGTGGCGGCGCTGGCAGGCACCCCCGGCGGCACGTGGATGGCCGCCACCGGTGACGAGCAGCCGGGTTCGGCGACCTACGGGATCGCGCTGATCTGCCGCTACCCGGTCGTCTCGTGGCGCGTGGTCCGGCTGCCGGCGCTGCGGGCGAGCGTGCCGATGTGGTTCAAGGGCTCCCGCAAGCCGGTGTGGGTGAGCGACGAGCCGCGGGTCGCGGTCGCCGCCGTCCTGGACGGCCCGTTCGGCGAGATGACCGTGTGCAACACCCACCTGTCCTTCGTGCCGGGGTGGAGCGCGCTGCAGTTGAGCCGGCTGGTGCGGTCGCTCACCGGCACCCGCGAACCGCTGGCCCTGATCGGCGACCTCAACATGGAGCAGCGCCAGGCCTCCCGTGTCAGCGGGCTGCGGCCGGTCGCCACGGCGCCCACCTTCCCCTTCGACCAGCCGCGCCGGCAGCTCGACCACGTGCTGGTCCGGGGAGCGCTGGAGGCCACCGGCCCGGCGGAGGCGCTGCGGATGCCGCTGTCGGACCACCGCGCGCTCGTCGTGCCCTGCGGACCGGCCTGAGCTGCAGCGACCGGTCGCGGACGACGGCCCGCTGTTGGATCATGCGGGCATGGCCAGCAACGGCGCCGCCCGCATCTTCTCGCTCCTCGCCACGATCGTCCGCGTCGTCTGCTCGGTCATCGCCGCGGTGATCGTGGTCTACGCGGTGTTCGTGCTCTTCGAGGCCAACCCGCGCAACGGGCTGGTCCAGTTCGCCGCCGACTGGCGCAACACGTTCGGCTGGTTCACCAAGGACCTGTTCACGCCCTCGGACCCGAAGATCGCCGAGGCCATCAACGCCGGGCTGGCCGCGCTGGTCTGGGTGGTGCTGGGCAGTCTGGTCTCGAAGCTGATCGTCCGGCTGACCCCGACGTCCAAGGCCAAG from Blastococcus sp. PRF04-17 encodes the following:
- a CDS encoding DUF2771 family protein; amino-acid sequence: MVVGRAATATATATATLLVLVAGCGRGETGPGEVGVEVGAQDLSVRPTQYCLDGEGQRYDTTPPILEVSPGATISLTVPDAVADRGWSVQVFDDELEEQLGAVDVAAGTTTYDEITSDDVVPPAFYLVVVEDKGGDCGEFSGAWPIGFIRAGG
- a CDS encoding cold-shock protein; this translates as MPTGKVKWFNPEKGFGFLAREDGPDVFVHKDALPSGTSELKPGQRVEFGIVAGRRGDQALQVRVLDPLPSVSAAHAAATRKKPDELVPIIEDLIKLLDDVGEGLRRGRHPDRAESRKVAAVLRAVAADLEA
- a CDS encoding YidH family protein, with product MAQPPQDSGHPDYRFTLANERTLLAWLRTGLALVAGGVAVATYAPDLGVRWGSGAVALGLVLAGLFAALAGHRRWRANEAAIAGGRPLPGSPLVPAMTAAVAAVVVVVAVLVGVEVLGR
- a CDS encoding DUF202 domain-containing protein; translation: MTDQGVAPERTDLAWQRTGLGILGAAGLLAHRALISDRAVFLVAAGVVALAGLAVLGGLAPVRYRRLTRGVAAGARVVAPRALGVLTGLVVLTAVVAAAAILTPG
- a CDS encoding nucleotidyltransferase family protein; protein product: MQPDDRDEIRDLLKRTAVALKQGEVPFALCGGYAAWVRGAPEPDHDADFLVPAAEAERAAKVLAEAGLDVQEPAEDWLTKVVSGASFVDVLWRACGHPVETDLIERAEQLPVLSVHMPVLRATDILVTKLMTLDEHYCDFSRMLPVARALREQVDWAEVRRSVEGNPFAEVFLVLLDRLEVVPEVSPA
- a CDS encoding endonuclease/exonuclease/phosphatase family protein, with translation MRIATFNILHGRSMDDGEVDVDRLAAAVKSLDADVLGLQEVDRDQPRSMNADLTAVAAEAMGAGEHQFVAALAGTPGGTWMAATGDEQPGSATYGIALICRYPVVSWRVVRLPALRASVPMWFKGSRKPVWVSDEPRVAVAAVLDGPFGEMTVCNTHLSFVPGWSALQLSRLVRSLTGTREPLALIGDLNMEQRQASRVSGLRPVATAPTFPFDQPRRQLDHVLVRGALEATGPAEALRMPLSDHRALVVPCGPA